The Methanoculleus marisnigri JR1 genome window below encodes:
- a CDS encoding ABC transporter ATP-binding protein encodes MIEATELTKNYGNVTAVNRVSFSVAEGELFGLLGPNGSGKTTMIRMLTGQIPPTSGSARVMGLDAAKDPIGVRGLVGIIPEQETPPSFLTAEEYLRFVASIRNLDSVDERCDRWFDLLEFGDKRDVLCKDLSRGTRQKLMFAQAFLHEPELALIDEPLINLDPIMQRTVKDFLREYVQGGGTVFFSTHILEIAEEICDRIGVIHNGRILHSGPVEDLVGSGRHLESFFLDLVKGDAGA; translated from the coding sequence ATGATAGAGGCAACCGAACTCACGAAGAACTACGGCAACGTCACCGCGGTGAACAGGGTATCGTTCTCCGTTGCGGAAGGGGAGCTCTTCGGCCTGCTCGGGCCGAACGGCTCGGGGAAGACGACGATGATCCGGATGCTGACCGGGCAGATTCCGCCGACCTCCGGGTCGGCCCGGGTGATGGGGCTCGATGCGGCGAAGGATCCCATCGGGGTCCGGGGGCTCGTCGGGATCATCCCCGAACAGGAGACGCCGCCGAGTTTCCTCACCGCGGAGGAGTACCTCCGTTTCGTGGCCAGCATCCGAAACCTCGACTCGGTGGACGAGCGGTGCGACCGCTGGTTCGACCTGCTGGAGTTTGGCGACAAGCGGGACGTCCTCTGCAAGGATCTCTCCCGGGGCACCCGGCAGAAACTGATGTTTGCGCAGGCGTTCCTCCACGAACCAGAGCTCGCCCTCATCGACGAGCCGCTGATCAACCTGGACCCCATCATGCAGCGGACGGTCAAAGACTTCCTGCGCGAGTATGTCCAGGGCGGCGGGACCGTCTTCTTCTCCACCCATATCCTCGAGATCGCCGAAGAGATCTGCGACCGTATCGGGGTCATCCACAACGGCAGGATCCTTCACTCCGGCCCGGTCGAAGACCTCG